GGAGTGCACCCCGCTCACTGGTAGGCAGATCTCCGAACAGTACGACTTGGAGCTCGCAACTCGATTCTTTGTCCTGCGAAACGCCACCTCGTCACAGCTAAAGGGCTTCGCCGACATGGACACTTTCCTTTCGGATCAGGTTCTAGAAATGGCTGTTTCTCCAGACTTCAACTCCGCGGAGCAGCAAGTAGTTTTTGAGAACGTATTCGAGGTGCTTTCCTCGTTCGGTCCAGATATTTTCCGGCGTTACGACGTCCGAAAGGAGCGGCCTTCAGGGGCGTTTAGTGTATCCGCTTTTGAAGCGGTGACTCTCGGTGTTGCTCAGAATATCGATGGCTGGAAAGCCTTGGAGCGTAGCGCCCAGGAAGCCTTGCTACGCGCTAAGCTCTCTGAACTTTGGAACGACGAGCAGTTCCGGAAGTACTCGGGCGCTGGCGTGCGTGCTACATCGCGCGTGCCGATGATGGGCCCTGTGGGTGGTCGAATCTTTGTGGCGAGTTGACGATGACCACCATCCGCACGATTGATCATCTTGAGTCGTCGTTGACGGAAGACCTCAAATGGCGGACCCACGAGATGCAGCTTTGGGAGCAGGTTGCTTCATCATGTCGGGCCCATCAGGTCGCCGGGGTACTCCGCGGGGGCCTGGCCCTTGTCTACGCTCACTGGGAGGGCTACGTAAAAGAGGGCGCTCGCGCCTATCTTGAGTACATAAGCAGAAAAGGACTCAAGGTGAACGAATTGCGGTCCGAGATCGCAGCCGTTGCTCTTAGGGCGCAGCTAGGTCGGGGCGAGGCCTCGAAAAACTCTTCCGCGCATACGGCGATTGTCGATTTGCTAAGGGAGGCCGACACTCTACCCGCTAACCTTCCTTATGTTTCTTCAACGATTCGCACCCGATCGAACTTGAAGTTTGAGGTTTTCGCGGACATCATGCATTCAATCGGCTGCGACGCAAGCCGTCACGAGATTTATCAGTCCACGATCGACAAGCGCTTGCTGAGGCATCGTAATGATATCGCGCACGGCCGCGAGGAATACGTCAGCCTGTCCGACTGGATCGACATCAGGGATCGCGTATTGGTGATCTTGAAAGACGTGAGAAGTCAGATTTCAAATGCCGCAGCGAACGAGGAATACCGGCGAAAAGCCTGAGAAGAGAATGCGAGGTCGGTGGAGCGGCTTTGGGGTGGCGCTGCTTTGGCGCGAGTGATCATGGCCCCGTAAGCTTCCGGCGCGTCGGGCAGTCTGTGGACCTGCCCGGTAAAGCACGACGTTGGGGCCATGATCTTCGAGGCTCGCGCCAAAGTGGCTCCGTAAAGCCGTGGAGCCGACCGCCCCAGCCACGACGTACCCCTTTCTTTGGCATCAGGCGGCTGCATGCTCTGAGCGCGGCACGGGGCGCCGGTCGGGCTGGAGCGGGGCGGAGACAGGAGCGCAGGCCCGGCTGGGGGCCGGGCCGCGCGCGGGGAGCGGAGCGAGCCGCACTTGAACTAGTAGAGAGAGTTGTAACTCAGTTGGTCTGATTGCCGTGCCTTGCGGCGGTGGCTTACAGACCACTGAGCTGAGGTGCTGTGGCACGACCCAACGGGCCGTTGAAGCCATCCATCACTGTTGACCAGCGTGGTGAGGCGGGGTCGGAGCTGCGGCGGACATGCTGAAGGAGTCGTAGATGCGCTGAAGTGTCACAGTTCGTCAACGCTAGTGCCATACGGCATCTGCGAACTGGCTGCGATCTGCTTGGGTTGTTCAGGCGAGTGCCTGACGATTGCTTTAGGGAGTCGGAGCATCATGAATTTAGCGCAATGGGCGACTCTCCTTGTTGCTATGGGGGCGGTAATCGCAACGCTCGCCGGATTGGTGAAGCAGCGGATGATGCTGGTCCGCGTCAGCGCATCGCTTCTCGCTCTTGCCCTCGTTGTTGCTTTGGTCAGTATCATCTTCGAAACGGAAGATGGTGGTGCACAAGCATCGGATGCTCGGCCTATCGAGAGCAATCCTCTGGCGCCGACCACCTCGACGACATCTCCGCCCGCCTCTCCATCACAACCCGCACCTGAAGTGCCGTCCTCACAGGAAGCGGAGCCCAGCTCGGCAGACACAGCATCGTCGCAGGTGGAAACGCCTTCGCAAGCGGTGACCTCATGGACTGTTAGTCCGATCCTGTTGGGTCATGAGGGGGTGGATTTTGATGCTAAGCCAGCTGCTCGAAACGAGGAATACGTTGATCTTAGGGCGAGACGACGTGAGGGGCAGGCTGTAATAATTAGCATTGCCTACGGAGACCAGAAATTGGTTTCATTTACTGGTACGCCATCGCTGGCGAATTGTCGTGCAGCTTTCGACGAAGCGCAAGCTACGGACGAAGACCTGCCGGCCGGTGTTGGGGATTCTTTCTGTATCGCCACCGATTACCAGCAAGTGGGATACATTAAGATTACTGAAACTCGACCATCTGACAGTTATCAAAAGTCGCAAGTCAGATTGGTTGGCACCATGTGGCACGACCCCGGTACCTACGACGCGGATTGAACGCACGGAGTACTCAGAGCTGCCACAAAGGGGCTGGCCCGACGGTGAGCGCATTCGCGCTGACGAGACCTTCGAGACGAAGAAGGATGCAGAGGTCTGGCTGTCCCAGGTTGAGGCAGATCTCAGCCGCGGGGACTGGCGTGCTCCG
This sequence is a window from Streptomyces ortus. Protein-coding genes within it:
- a CDS encoding MAE_28990/MAE_18760 family HEPN-like nuclease, with the translated sequence MTTIRTIDHLESSLTEDLKWRTHEMQLWEQVASSCRAHQVAGVLRGGLALVYAHWEGYVKEGARAYLEYISRKGLKVNELRSEIAAVALRAQLGRGEASKNSSAHTAIVDLLREADTLPANLPYVSSTIRTRSNLKFEVFADIMHSIGCDASRHEIYQSTIDKRLLRHRNDIAHGREEYVSLSDWIDIRDRVLVILKDVRSQISNAAANEEYRRKA